In one Myxocyprinus asiaticus isolate MX2 ecotype Aquarium Trade chromosome 1, UBuf_Myxa_2, whole genome shotgun sequence genomic region, the following are encoded:
- the LOC127452726 gene encoding uncharacterized protein LOC127452726: MARICDHSLEELEFAEPYMWRLVSGRSESSLSSKETESWFVVDEEYYLKRKWPPLTEADLHEITKQEEDNIHVDTLIQVETTILEEQDYEQDVANDKNVTEELKMIETLKEWVGAELSATLFPEKGPQHHIVPEVSLFIQPTKDKETLPMSSPSPKTLNNPKPVPEKNAVPASKEPVPPRRTKRQDILQETSILLPPGSNPAGKSSEPNAQSDNICVIKQTDHYSQIILHNEQPNGKYVYEPERMSDTEKTLTIQSFLATADEGPSLDKMIEKDRPEDVPVPMARTKKRQSASFPDDTSVAETTKNEIESSKYGICPSASKEEKLTPQGIVPSCDSKRGENVPLLPPKNYTSQPNSGKTLAVTQLCAPQRQKSKVRPNDVAEASGKESEEEFEVKNPSVFYHHKCLSVWHNKKHPSWG; this comes from the exons ATGGCCAGGATATGTGATCATTCATTGGAGGAGTTGGAGTTTGCTGAACCCTACATGTGGCGTTTGGTTAGTGGTCGTTCAGAATCATCACTGTCGTCAAAAGAGACTGAAAGCTGGTTTGTTGTAGATGAAGAATATTACCTAAAGAGGAAATGGCCACCCTTGACAGAGGCTGACCTGCATGAGATAACAAAACAGGAGGAGGACAACATACACGTTGACACATTGATTCAAGTTGAAACAACTATTCTTGAAGAGCAGGACTATGAGCAAGATGTTGCTAATGATAAGAATGTGACAGAGGAGCTTAAAATGATAGAGACATTAAAGGAATGGGTGGGAGCAGAACTGTCAGCCACATTATTCCCAGAGAAGGG GCCACAACATCATATTGTGCCAGAGGTCTCTCTTTTCATCCAACCAACAAAGGACAAAGAGACACTGCCTATGTCTTCACCATCCCCCAAAACACTGAATAACCCAAAGCCTGTCCCAGAAAAGAATGCTGTTCCAGCTTCAAAAGAACCAGTGCCACCAAGAAGGACCAAGAGGCAAGACATACTTCAAGAGACTTCCATATTATTGCCACCAGGTTCCAATCCAGCTGGAAAATCATCTGAGCCAAATGCTCAGAGTGACAATATCTGTGTTATAAAACAAACTGATCATTATTCTCAGATTATATTACACAATGAACAGCCTAATGGAAAATACGTTTATGAGCCAGAAAGAATGTCAGACACAGAAAAAACACTCACCATTCAAAGTTTTTTAGCTACAGCAGATGAGGGTCCATCTCTAGATAAAATGATTGAAAAAGATCGCCCAGAAGATGTACCCGTCCCAATGGCTCGAACCAAGAAACGGCAAAGTGCTTCTTTTCCTGATGATACCTCTGTGGCAGAGACTACCAAAAATGAGATAGAATCATCCAAATATGGGATTTGCCCATCAGCATCAAAAGAAGAGAAGCTGACTCCCCAAGGAATTGTACCATCATGTGATAGCAAGAGGGGAGAAAATGTTCCACTTTTGCCACCAAAgaattacacatcacaaccaaaTAGTGGGAAAACTCTGGCAGTCACTCAATTATGTGCACCTCAGAGGCAAAAGAGTAAAGTTCGACCCAACGATGTTGCTGAAGCCAGTGGCAAAGAGAGTGAAGAAGAATTTGAAGTAAAAAACCCCTCTGTGTTCTATCATCAC